From Salvia splendens isolate huo1 chromosome 16, SspV2, whole genome shotgun sequence, a single genomic window includes:
- the LOC121772657 gene encoding 6-phosphogluconate dehydrogenase, decarboxylating 3, chloroplastic-like, whose amino-acid sequence MESATLSQIGLAGLAVMGQNLALNIAEKGFPISVYNRTTSKVDETLDRAHREGQLPLTGHYNPKDFVLSLQKPRSVIILVKAGAPVDQTIAALSAYMEPGDTIIDGGNEWYENTERRMVDASANGLLYLGMGVSGGEEGARYGPSLMPGGSHRAYLNIHNILDKVAAQVDDGPCVTYIGEGGSGNFVKMVHNGIEYGDMQLISEAYDVLKNVGGLGNDELAEIFGEWNCGELESFLIEITSDIFKVEDHESGKGHLVDKILDKTGMKGTGKWTVQQAAELSIAAPTIAASLDSRYMSGLKDEREAASEIFRKEGLTEEINNVGGVDKKKLVDDVRQALYASKICSYAQGMNLLRAKSLEKGWGLNLGELARIWKGGCIIRAVFLDRIKQAYQRNPGLANLLVDPEFAREMVQRQAAWRRVVGLAIQKGVSVPGMSASLQYFDTYRRGRLPANLVQAQRDYFGAHTYERVDRPGAYHTEWSKLARKARV is encoded by the coding sequence ATGGAGTCAGCCACGCTATCGCAAATCGGTCTCGCTGGTTTGGCAGTCATGGGGCAGAACTTGGCCCTAAACATTGCCGAGAAAGGGTTTCCCATCTCTGTTTACAATCGCACTACTTCCAAGGTCGACGAAACCCTAGATCGCGCCCACCGCGAGGGCCAATTGCCGCTCACCGGCCACTACAACCCCAAGGATTTCGTCCTCTCCCTCCAGAAGCCGCGCTCTGTTATCATCCTCGTCAAGGCGGGTGCGCCGGTCGATCAGACAATCGCCGCGCTCTCCGCCTACATGGAGCCTGGCGACACCATCATCGATGGGGGAAACGAGTGGTATGAGAACACCGAGCGCCGGATGGTCGATGCATCTGCCAATGGCCTGCTCTACCTCGGCATGGGCGTCTCCGGTGGCGAGGAAGGCGCCAGATATGGTCCCTCTCTAATGCCTGGTGGCTCTCACCGTGCTTACTTGAACATTCACAATATTTTAGACAAGGTCGCGGCTCAGGTCGACGATGGCCCCTGTGTCACATACATCGGCGAAGGGGGTTCCGGCAATTTCGTGAAGATGGTCCATAATGGGATCGAGTATGGCGATATGCAACTAATTTCCGAGGCGTATGATGTGTTGAAGAATGTTGGGGGTTTAGGAAACGATGAGCTCGCCGAGATTTTTGGGGAGTGGAATTGCGGTGAGCTGGAGAGCTTCTTGATTGAGATCACATCCGATATCTTTAAGGTGGAAGATCATGAATCCGGGAAGGGGCATTTGGTGGATAAGATTCTCGATAAGACGGGGATGAAGGGAACTGGGAAGTGGACCGTGCAGCAGGCAGCCGAGCTGTCCATTGCAGCTCCCACGATTGCTGCTTCGTTGGACAGCAGGTATATGAGCGGGTTGAAGGATGAGAGAGAGGCTGCCTCTGAGATTTTCAGAAAGGAAGGGTTGACGGAGGAGATCAACAATGTGGGGGGCGTGGATAAGAAGAAGTTGGTTGATGATGTTAGGCAGGCTCTGTATGCATCCAAGATTTGCAGTTACGCTCAAGGGATGAATCTGTTGAGGGCCAAGAGTTTGGAGAAGGGTTGGGGGTTAAATTTGGGGGAGCTGGCACGGATTTGGAAAGGCGGGTGCATCATTAGGGCCGTGTTCTTGGACAGGATCAAGCAGGCTTATCAGAGGAATCCAGGGCTAGCTAATTTGTTGGTAGACCCGGAGTTTGCTAGGGAGATGGTGCAGAGACAGGCGGCTTGGAGGCGAGTTGTGGGGTTGGCGATTCAGAAGGGCGTTAGTGTTCCTGGAATGTCAGCTAGTTTGCAGTATTTTGACACCTATAGGCGCGGGAGGCTCCCTGCTAACCTTGTGCAGGCACAGAGGGACTACTTTGGGGCGCATACCTATGAGAGGGTTGATCGCCCGGGAGCATATCACACTGAGTGGTCCAAGCTTGCTCGTAAAGCCAGAGTCTAG